TAAGAGAAAAAGCACTTAGACTTCTTTCAAAAGAAGTTCCTCATGGCATAGCTGTGGATATACTCTCTATGAAAAAAAATTCCAAGGGATTGTATAATATAGAGGCTACTATACTTTGTGAAAAAGAATCTCATAAGGGAATAATAATAGGAAAAAAAGGAGCTATGCTAAAAAAAATATCTACTTATGCCAGAGAAGATATTGAAAAATTTTTAGATTCAAAGGTTTATTTAGAGGTTTGGGTTAAGGTTAAAAAGGAATGGAGAGATAGTGATAGGCTGTTAAAGGAGTTAGGATATAAATAAATTAATATAGAAATTTATTTTAGAATAAGGGATATACTAAATAAAGTGGGGGATGATTTTCTGGCTATATTTAAAACTAGGGCTATAATTATAAAGACGCAGGATATAAAAGAATCAGATAAGTTAGTATGGCTTTTTACTGAAAAACTTGGTAAAATATCTACTATAGCTAAAGGTTCTAAAAAGAGCAGAAGTCCGCTATTTTCTACTACTCTTCAGTTTTGCTATGGAGATTATGTGGTTTATAAAGGGAAAAGTTTGTATGTTATAAATGAAAGTAGTTTAATAGACTCATTTCAACATTTATTAAATGACTTAAATGATTTAACTTATGCTTCGTATTTTTGTGAACTTACAGATATAGCAATGGATGATGGGGAGAGTAGCAGAGAACTTTTTAGGTATTTGGCTACTTCTTTTTATCTTATAAGAAGTCACGCAGTAGATATTGAGACATTAGCAAGAACTTTTGAATTGAAAATTTTAAAGACTACAGGATATGGACTTAATTTTGACTATTGTGCTTTATGCAGAAAAAAAATAACATCTTTTGAGTATCTGCACCTCCAGTATTTAGGAGGGATCTGCAGAGAATGTGACAAAGAAAACAGTATGCATATAAGTTACTCTACCTGTAGTGCATTAAAGTATCTGTCTAGTATTTCTATGGAAAATGTGTATAAGGTTGTTTTAACTAAAGAGGTGAAAGAAGAATTATATAAAGTTTTGACACTTATTATTTCTCAAAATTATTTTAGGAAACCTAAAAGTTTAGATATTTTAAGGAATCTTATAAGTTTTGAAAAGAATAAAGTCTAAAAAAGGAGAGAAAAATATGAGTGAAGTAACATTAGAAAAAATTGATATTATAAGAGAAAGAACTGGAGTGACTTATTCCGAGGCAAAGGAGGCATTGGAATTTTGTGATGCCAATGTAGTTGATGCACTTATATATATAGAACAAAATAAAAAATCTTATAAAGATAATTTGTATACAACAAAAGATGAATTTCTACAATGGATAAAAGATCTAGTGAATAAGGGAAATGTAAATAGGATAAAAATAAAAAAAGATGACAGAGTAGTAGTAGATATTCCTGTAAATGCAGGTATTGCTGCAACATTAACGGCTCTTGTATGGCCACCACTTATAGCTATAGGTATATTAACTGCTGTAATTACTAAGGTAACTATAGAAATAACTAGAGATGATGGAACAGTAGAGATAGTAAATAAGATAATAAAAAATGGAGTTAAAAATACAGTAAATGATATGAAAGATAAGGTATATGATGCAGCCTCTTCAGTTAAGGATAAATTCTCCAATAAAGAAAAAGAAGAGGATAAGAACACATATAAATATACTGTAAAATTCGATGATATAGATGAGGAAGAAAAAGAGTATGGCGGGGATAATGAGGAACACAAAGAGTAAATATTATGTTTATAACATATAATCAAAGACAGCTGTATTAAAGACTATTGTTTGTGTAAATATGGATAGTAATAGTTTTAATTATAATGACAATTTTCAGTAAAGAATGAAATCATATACTATTCACCCACATATATATGGTATAATGACTATAGGAAATTAACTTTGGGAACTTATACTAAATTCCTCTTAGTAAATGTTTGCACAATTATTTAATTTACTATAGAGAGAGAGGGTGGACATCATTAAACTATCATCAAGGCAAGAGAAAATAATAGAATTAGTAAAGGAACATGCACCTATAACCAGTGAACAGCTTGCAAATAAATTAAATGTTACAAGAGCAGCGCTCAGACCAGATTTAGCTATACTTACTATGACAGGTATATTAGAGGCAAAACCTAAGGTGGGATATATATATTCTAAAAAACCTTCATACAGTTTAATATATGACTATATTATGAATATAAAGGTAAAGGATATAATGTCAAAGCCTGTAATGCTGGATGAAAATACTACAGTGTATGATGCTATAGTATACTTATTTTTAAATGATGTAGGAACTTTATTTATAGAGAATAAAGGGGTTCTTACAGGAGCTGTTTCAAGAAAGGATTTTTTAAAGATAGCTATAGGAAGTAGTGATATGCATAAAATACCAGTGGGTATAATAATGACTAGAATGCCTAATATTGTATTTGTAGAAAAAGAAGATGCTGCGTATCTGGCAGCTCAGAAGATAATGGAACATGAGGTTGATAGCCTTCCCGTGGTAGAGAGATCCTATGATGAATCAAATAATGAAATTCTTAAAATTATAGGAAAAGTTTCAAAGACAAATATAACAAGACTTTTTGTAAAAATAGGGGAAAATAAATAGAGTCAATGAGCAGTTTAATATCTGCTCATATTTATAAAAAATATATGTAAAATCTTGCAAATAAAGGAGAATGTGTCCTATGGAAAATAAAAAGTATGTGTATCTCTTTAATGAAGGAAATGCCAGTATGAAAAATTTGTTGGGAGGCAAAGGAGCTAATTTAGCTGAAATGACAAATTTGGGAATACCTGTTCCCGCTGGATTTACTATATCTACAGAAGCATGCATTAAGTATTATGAAGATGGAAAAGTAATATCATCATATATTATAGATCAAATTTATGCCTCGTTGAAAGGTATAGAGGAGATCACAGGTAAAAAATTTGGCAGTGTAGAAAATCCTCTTTTAGTTTCAGTAAGATCGGGAGCCAGGGTTTCTATGCCTGGAATGATGGATACTATATTGAATTTGGGGTTAAATGATGATACTGTAAAAGGTTTGGCTAAGTTAACTGGCAATGAAAGATTTGCTTACGATTCTTATAGAAGATTTATTCAGATGTTTTCCGATGTAGTCAAAGGTATTGAGAAGAGGAAATTTGAGGATATACTAGAAGATACCAAGAATGCAAAAGGTGTTGAGTTTGATAAGGATTTAGATTCATCTGATTTAATTAATATAATTAAAAAGTTTAAAGAGCTTTATAGAGATGAAATAGGAAAAGATTTTCCACAAGAACCTGAGCAGCAGTTAATTCAGTCTGTTACAGCTGTTTTTGACTCTTGGGAAAATCCAAGAGCCGTAGTTTATAGAAGACTTAATGATATTTCAGGCAAATGGGGAACTGCAGTAAATGTTCAATCCATGGTATTTGGAAATATGGGAGAAACTTCAGGTACGGGAGTTGCATTTACAAGAAATCCTGCTACTGGAGAAAAATCCATATTTGGGGAATATCTTATAAATGCACAGGGAGAAGATGTAGTTGCAGGTATAAGAACGCCGGAACCTATAACTAAGTTGAAAGAGGATCTTCCAGAGTGTTATTCAGAGTTTATGGATATAGCTCAAAAGTTGGAAAACCACTATAAGGATATGCAGGATATGGAGTTCACCATAGAACAGGGTACTTTGTATTTCCTTCAGACCAGAAATGGAAAAAGAACAGCTCAGTCTGCTCTTAAAATAGCAGTGGATATGGTAGAAGAAGGTCTTATTACTAAAGAAGAAGCCATACTTAAAGTGGAGCCTAGACAATTGGATACCCTGCTTCATCCTAATTTTCACAGTGAGGAATTGAAAAAGGCAACTGTAATAGCTAAAGGGCTTCCAGCATCTCCGGGAGCTGCTTGTGGCAAAATATATTTTACAGCAGAAGATGCCAAAAGGCACCATGATGAAGGTGAAAAAGTAATACTTGTAAGACTTGAAACATCTCCAGAGGATATTGAAGGAATGGCAGCTTCAGAAGGAATACTTACCATTAGGGGAGGAATGACATCTCATGCTGCTGTTGTAGCCAGAGGTATGGGAATCTGTTGTGTAGCTGGATGTGGCGGCCTAATCATAGATGAGAGTACCAAAAGCCTCCGCAGCCTCAATAAAGTTTATAAAGAGGGAGACTACATATCATTAGATGGAAGTACCGGAAATGTATATGGAGAATCTATAAAAACAGTATCACCTGAGATATCTGGATATTTTGAAATTTTTATGGAATGGGCAGATAATATAAGGTATTTAAAGGTTAGGACAAATGCGGATACACCAAGGGATGCTAAACAGGCCATTGAATTTGGAGCTGAAGGAATAGGGCTTTGCAGGACAGAGCATATGTTTTTTGATGAAGACAGAATATCGGAAGTAAGGGAAATGATAGTGTCAAAAACAGAAGAACAAAGAAGAAAGGCATTAAGTAAACTGCTTCCAAGACAAAAGGGAGACTTTATTGGAATATATGAAGCTATGGAAGATAAACCTGTAACAATTAGATTTTTAGATCCACCACTACATGAATTTCTACCAACTGAAACTGAGGATATAAAAAATCTAGCACAGGACATGGGTATAAGTTTTCAGGAGTTGAAAGACACCATAGACTCATTACATGAATTTAATCCTATGATGGGACATAGAGGCTGTAGATTAACTGTTTCATATCCTGAAATAGCAGAGATGCAAACTAGAGCCATAATTGAAGCTGCTATAGATGTCAAGAAAAGAAAAGGCTATAATATAGTACCTGAAATAATGATACCTCTTGTAGGAGAAATAAAAGAGTTAAAATATGTTAAAGATATAGTTGTAAAAGTAGCAGATGAAATAATACAAAAAGAAAACGTAGATTTAAAGTATAAAGTTGGAACCATGATAGAAATTCCTAGGGCTGCCATTACAGCAGATGAAATAGCAAAAGAAGCGGAATTCTTTTCATTTGGTACTAATGATTTGACTCAAATGACTTTTGGATTCTCAAGAGATGATGCGGGCAAATTCCTAAATGATTATTACGAAAAGAAAGTGTATGAGTTCGATCCTTTTGAAAAATTAGATCAGATTGGAGTAGGAAAGCTGGTTGAAATGTCTGTAGAGTTAGGTAAGAAAACAAGGCCGGATATACATCTCGGCATATGTGGAGAGCATGGAGGAGATCCTTCTTCAGTAGAGTTTTTCCACAATGTAGGGCTTGATTATGTTTCTTGTTCTCCTTTTAGAGTTCCAGTAGCAAGATTGGCAGCAGCACAGGCTCAGGTAAAACATCCAAGATCAAGTTTAAAGTAAAATAAATGGTTGTAAGAGTGCTTAGAAAGCCTTATATAATAAAGGTTTAAAGGTATTTATATTGTAAGAGTTATAGGGTATTGAAACTTTAAATTAGTAGTTAATTTTAGTTTCAATGCTCTATTTTAGTTGTAAAGTAGTATTATAGAACATTTTTTATTTTTAATTATGGAACATTTTTGTGGTAAAATAGTGATGAAAGAAATCCAATTGTTAGTATTATTATATAATTAAGATGAAAAACCATTTAGTAGTTGTCTCTGAAAGTGATTAAAGCTAGATTAGGGTATATAATAAGTAAAAAATTCAATATCATAATGATATTTCACTTGGATTAAGTAAAAAAGATGAAAATCATAAAAAATTAAAGAGAGTACATTGCTGGAGGTACAAGATAAGTTTATAAGTAAGGTTGATGAGGAGTTGCATGGATTATTCGTAGAGTATGGAGATATCATAAATATCGAGATGGCAATTATATATAGGGTAATTTACATATGTGCTTTCAAGGATGCCTTGAGGTCTAATGCTGATTTCTGTTTTTCTTATATATTCTCAACAAGCTGTTAAGAACAATGTTTAATTTTTTAATCATGAGTAATATCAAGTATAAAGGGGGAAAATTCGTGAAAATATTAATTATTGGAAGCAAAGACCGATATCTGAAATATATGCCAAATATAAAATTCGTACAAGACTGCGAAAAAGTCTATATACCAAGAGACTATTCTCAGACAGAAATTTTGGACCAAGCAAAGAATGTCAATGCAATCATTATTGATGCTATTGCAAAACTACCCGAAAAAATAATTGTTCAGATGCCGAACCTCAAGATTATACAGTCAGAAGGAGTTGCCTATAACGGAATCGATTGTCGGGCGGCAAAGCAAAGAGGTATATATGTCTGCAATTGTAAAGGTGCAAATGCAAGTTCTGTAGCAGAACAAACCATCCTCCTTATGCTGGCACTACTCCGAAGCATGGTTATCGCTGATCGAATTGAACGTGAAGGTTATCAAATCGAATTAAAGGAACATTTGATGCTGGAAGGTATCACAGAACTGGGTGACTGTAGAATTGGCCTTATTGGATTCGGCGATATTGCCAAGGCGACGGCAAAACGGTTGGCTCCATTCGGTTGCAAAATTTTTTACTATACGAAACGGCCGAAGTCGCATTATGTGGAAAAGGAATTTCAAGTTTCCTATTTAGGAAGAAAGGAACTAATTAGTAGCTGCGATATTGTTAGTATTCATTGTCCAGTGACTCCGGAAACTACTGGTATGGTCAACACTGAATTTTTATCCCACATGAAGCATAGTTCTTATCTTATTAATACTGCGCGGGGAGAAATTGTGGATAACCAAGCATTGTATAATGCCATAGTTTCTGAACAAATCAGCGGGGCAGGCTTGGATACGGTTTATCCGGAACCGACCACCAAGGATAATGTTCTACTGAATCTTCCGGGAAAATATGCGGAGCGGATTATTTTTTCACCTCATATAGGTGGTATCACGACGAGCTTTTTCCGCCGGGCCCATGCCTTTGTCTGGAACAATGTGGCAAAAGCTTTGAAAGGTGAAAGACCGGAATTTATTGTGAATGGATTATAATGACGCTTCTAAATAAAGGGGGCAATACAATAAGACTTGGAAATGACAAACGCCCGATCTTTAACGAAGTCAAAAAGTCTTATGGGGGTGGACGTAGACCTCTTTATCTACATAAGAATATTGTCTCAAAAGATGAATTATTAAGCAATAATTATATTTAAACGAATGCTCATATTTAAGAATAACAGAGTAACATTTTGAAGTGTCTCCTATGAGGGGAAGCTTTAGTAGCCATAGCTGCCATGCTTGCTGTTTTATAGATTATCCAAAACATCAGAAAAAAACCAATCTTACTATGTCTTAAAAAGCTATAAAAGCTGTTTTTCAGAATACATTATGAATTTTTTTGTTGCTGGTGAAAGTTTATCTGTGTTAGGTACAGCGATGCCAAGAGAAATATACCTTTCTGGTTGCAATGGGAGCTTTGCAACATTACAGACACGCCCTTTCGTAATCAACTCATTCATCACACTCATACCGAGGCCACATTCAATCATTGAGAGGGCAGCATAATTCTCAAAAGTTTTATAACGGATTTTAGGTGAAATTTTATCATTACGGAATAATTGGACTACATCGTAATCATATCCGCAGGCAGGCATAATAAAATTCTCTGATTCACAATTCTTAAGTGGGTACGCATTTTCTTTTGCCAAAGGGTGATCCAATGGGAGCACAGCTAACATGGGATCATCTCGCAAAGGGATCCAATCAAATTTCATATTTGGCTGATAACTCATAAATCCCAAGT
This window of the Clostridium kluyveri DSM 555 genome carries:
- the ppdK gene encoding pyruvate, phosphate dikinase; protein product: MENKKYVYLFNEGNASMKNLLGGKGANLAEMTNLGIPVPAGFTISTEACIKYYEDGKVISSYIIDQIYASLKGIEEITGKKFGSVENPLLVSVRSGARVSMPGMMDTILNLGLNDDTVKGLAKLTGNERFAYDSYRRFIQMFSDVVKGIEKRKFEDILEDTKNAKGVEFDKDLDSSDLINIIKKFKELYRDEIGKDFPQEPEQQLIQSVTAVFDSWENPRAVVYRRLNDISGKWGTAVNVQSMVFGNMGETSGTGVAFTRNPATGEKSIFGEYLINAQGEDVVAGIRTPEPITKLKEDLPECYSEFMDIAQKLENHYKDMQDMEFTIEQGTLYFLQTRNGKRTAQSALKIAVDMVEEGLITKEEAILKVEPRQLDTLLHPNFHSEELKKATVIAKGLPASPGAACGKIYFTAEDAKRHHDEGEKVILVRLETSPEDIEGMAASEGILTIRGGMTSHAAVVARGMGICCVAGCGGLIIDESTKSLRSLNKVYKEGDYISLDGSTGNVYGESIKTVSPEISGYFEIFMEWADNIRYLKVRTNADTPRDAKQAIEFGAEGIGLCRTEHMFFDEDRISEVREMIVSKTEEQRRKALSKLLPRQKGDFIGIYEAMEDKPVTIRFLDPPLHEFLPTETEDIKNLAQDMGISFQELKDTIDSLHEFNPMMGHRGCRLTVSYPEIAEMQTRAIIEAAIDVKKRKGYNIVPEIMIPLVGEIKELKYVKDIVVKVADEIIQKENVDLKYKVGTMIEIPRAAITADEIAKEAEFFSFGTNDLTQMTFGFSRDDAGKFLNDYYEKKVYEFDPFEKLDQIGVGKLVEMSVELGKKTRPDIHLGICGEHGGDPSSVEFFHNVGLDYVSCSPFRVPVARLAAAQAQVKHPRSSLK
- a CDS encoding DUF4342 domain-containing protein, whose protein sequence is MSEVTLEKIDIIRERTGVTYSEAKEALEFCDANVVDALIYIEQNKKSYKDNLYTTKDEFLQWIKDLVNKGNVNRIKIKKDDRVVVDIPVNAGIAATLTALVWPPLIAIGILTAVITKVTIEITRDDGTVEIVNKIIKNGVKNTVNDMKDKVYDAASSVKDKFSNKEKEEDKNTYKYTVKFDDIDEEEKEYGGDNEEHKE
- a CDS encoding helix-turn-helix transcriptional regulator codes for the protein MDIIKLSSRQEKIIELVKEHAPITSEQLANKLNVTRAALRPDLAILTMTGILEAKPKVGYIYSKKPSYSLIYDYIMNIKVKDIMSKPVMLDENTTVYDAIVYLFLNDVGTLFIENKGVLTGAVSRKDFLKIAIGSSDMHKIPVGIIMTRMPNIVFVEKEDAAYLAAQKIMEHEVDSLPVVERSYDESNNEILKIIGKVSKTNITRLFVKIGENK
- the recO gene encoding DNA repair protein RecO, with the protein product MGDDFLAIFKTRAIIIKTQDIKESDKLVWLFTEKLGKISTIAKGSKKSRSPLFSTTLQFCYGDYVVYKGKSLYVINESSLIDSFQHLLNDLNDLTYASYFCELTDIAMDDGESSRELFRYLATSFYLIRSHAVDIETLARTFELKILKTTGYGLNFDYCALCRKKITSFEYLHLQYLGGICRECDKENSMHISYSTCSALKYLSSISMENVYKVVLTKEVKEELYKVLTLIISQNYFRKPKSLDILRNLISFEKNKV
- a CDS encoding LysR family transcriptional regulator — protein: MDLKKYKVFLTSIDLGSFTKAAAQLDYTPSGVTHMMNALEDELGFNILTRGKKGVQLTENGERLVPILRELLRLEEDFSQTVSEIKGLNTGTIHIGSYSSIAVHWLPRIIKNFQSDYPNIRIKLMEGIRQEVVTWLEERKIDLGFMSYQPNMKFDWIPLRDDPMLAVLPLDHPLAKENAYPLKNCESENFIMPACGYDYDVVQLFRNDKISPKIRYKTFENYAALSMIECGLGMSVMNELITKGRVCNVAKLPLQPERYISLGIAVPNTDKLSPATKKFIMYSEKQLL
- a CDS encoding NAD(P)-dependent oxidoreductase: MKILIIGSKDRYLKYMPNIKFVQDCEKVYIPRDYSQTEILDQAKNVNAIIIDAIAKLPEKIIVQMPNLKIIQSEGVAYNGIDCRAAKQRGIYVCNCKGANASSVAEQTILLMLALLRSMVIADRIEREGYQIELKEHLMLEGITELGDCRIGLIGFGDIAKATAKRLAPFGCKIFYYTKRPKSHYVEKEFQVSYLGRKELISSCDIVSIHCPVTPETTGMVNTEFLSHMKHSSYLINTARGEIVDNQALYNAIVSEQISGAGLDTVYPEPTTKDNVLLNLPGKYAERIIFSPHIGGITTSFFRRAHAFVWNNVAKALKGERPEFIVNGL